DNA sequence from the bacterium genome:
CCGGCGCAGCCTGCGGCAGGCGCGGCGATGAGGCGCACCGCGACCGGGCTCGCGCTGGCCGCGCTCGCGACCGTCGTCGGCGCCTGCGCCCGCCCGACCACGCCGGCCGCGCCGCCCGCGGCGGCAGCGGCGGCCGATGCGGGCGCCATCTTCCACCGGCGTTGCGCGGCCTGCCACGGCGACGATGCGCGTGGCGACGGGCCGGTGGCACCGACGCTGCGCACGCCGCCGCCCGATCTGACCCGCCTCGCGGCGGACAACGGCGGCGTCTTCCCGCGCACGCGCGTGATCGACGTCGTCAGCGGCGAGATACCCATCGCCGCGCACGGCACGCGCGACATGCCGGTCTGGAGCCTGCGCTTCCGTCCATCGTCGGGCGCCGCCACGGCGGCCAGCCTGTGGAGCACGCGACAGCTCGAGCTGCTGACATCATACCTGGAGACGATCCAGGTACCGGCGAGCGCCGCGACATCGCCCGCAGGTAGCCGGTGAGCTCGCGGCCGCGAGCGCGGACGAGGTTCGGTCCGGATGTGCGCGGTGGCGCTGCTCACGGCGCCGCGGCGGATGGTGCCTCCGGCGCCGACGGGTCGGGCGCGGGCGGTCCGACGCCCGCCGCGACGCGGCCGACGAGCTGCCCGCCTTCGGTGAGCACCTTGGTCTCGACCGTCCCGTCCGCAGGCACCGGCACGGGTCCCCAGAGCCGATAGCCGCCCGCACGACCCCCTTCGACCGCGAGCGGCCGGCTGGCGGCGTCGCCGATCACGAGGTGCACCGTCTCGTGGAGTCCGCGCGGCGCCTCGACGGCGACGAAGACGTAGGCCGGCTCGTCCCGTCCGGCCGGCAGCGCGGCGACCGGCGCCACCGGATCGAGGCCGTCGCGACCGAGCGCGAAGGTCGCGGATACGAGCCGCATCGGTGCCGGCGCGAGCAGCGGCAGCGCCAGGCGCCCGACGACCGCGCCCACGGCCGCCGCCCCCAGGGTCGCCGCGACCATCGTGACGGGGCGACCGCGGCGTACGACGAGCAACACGACTGCCGGGCCGGCGAGCGCCCCCGCCGCCCAGGCGGTGTGGCGCGGCGGGACGCCCGTCAGCACGGGCAGGAAGAGCTGCAGGGTCGTGAGCGCGACGGGCCCGACGAAGGCGGCGGTCAGCGCCGGACGGCGCAGCAAATGCTCGCGCAGGACGAGATCGAAGCACGAGATCACGGCGAGCGCCACGAGCAGCAGCGTCCAGGGCGCGTTGCGCGACGGCCACGTGGTGGCGAGCACGACGAACGGCAGGACGAACCAGATCGCGTTCTGGGCCAGGCCCACCGTGGCCCACCAGGCCGCCTCGCCGAGCCACGTCGCGACCCCGCCGCCCGCACCGCGCCGCCACGGCGGCGCGACGACGAGGAGGGTCACCGCCCCGAACAGCGACGCCAGCACGAAGGCGGCGCGCACACCGTCGACGCCCTCCCGCCACAAGACCGCGAACGCGACACCGCTC
Encoded proteins:
- a CDS encoding c-type cytochrome; this translates as MRRTATGLALAALATVVGACARPTTPAAPPAAAAAADAGAIFHRRCAACHGDDARGDGPVAPTLRTPPPDLTRLAADNGGVFPRTRVIDVVSGEIPIAAHGTRDMPVWSLRFRPSSGAATAASLWSTRQLELLTSYLETIQVPASAATSPAGSR